acataatacatcccataatattgtgctctattacatctgaccaaatgcacattatcatctagtgcttgctaatattaggaacagcagctacgttaatccctctccactgcttctctctttctacccatcccgtggcatccagaaattgtaccagctcagatTTTCTTCTGgcccatgaagattttggacttcCACTGAGCCcgttagactctgcgatactaaagagaagatgtgaactccatgtgatcttttgcatcaatacaacatttgttagactgtatatttataatcacaccctccagtgtcacccatatgaggatgaggttcccctttgagtctgattcctctcaaggtttcttcctttaccatctaagggagtttttccttaacactgctgcctgagtcacctcagacttgctcataggggataaataaatacacatttaaatatatcttatattaatcttaaatgttgtttttatattaatctttataaccttttgttctatatttatgttctgtaaagctgctttgaaacaatttcaattgtaaaaagcgctatacaaataaacttgaattgaattctgCTTGAAACTAAAATCATACTTGCTCCACCTTCATTGACTATACGTTCAACACGGTCATCTGACAGACTGGGAACCAAACCGAAGGATTTAGGCTCTTCCATCTGGGAAGCTTTACTCACTAAAGGATATGCTAACTAAACCGTGTTgagtgtttttcattttttgttacaTTAAATGTGTCATTTGATTGCAATGTACCAGGTGATGTTACCAATCAATTCACACCATCTGAAATGAATTTTGGTCGGGAGAACCATATAAATAACACAGTATCAAGTCAATAAGTTTTTCTCATTTCAATCATATTTAGCCAACACAGTACGTAGTGAAATCAgaaaatgtttctccaggaccgtggtgctacatagaacaaagacagagctacatagaacagagctaaggacttaagtaagtttatcttagccacataaagtgcaatctgtgcaacctggtgcaagaCAAAAGCAGTGCAGACCagattacatactgtatactttactgtacatttgcaaaaatactggaatgaacacttaatatcaGCAGTTGTATGATGTATTGtaatgaaaatgtgcaaaacagcaggtAAACAGCGTGAAATggatggtgctgtagacatggatgtatattggaagactGTGTATTTGGTGCAGATCGGGCCatacgtgtgcgtgtgcatgtgtgtatggtgctcagtacagttcagtttagtcattgaggagtctgatggcttgtggtaAGAAACTGTtgcgcagtctggtcgtgaggggcCCGCATgcccagacggcaggagggagaagagtgtgtgaggtcatccacaatgctgttagctTTGCAGATGCAACGCGTGGTGTAAATGTCCGTTAGAGAGGAAAGAGACTCCCAAAGATTTTcccagctgtcctcactatccgctgcagggtcttgcgatccgagatggtgcagttcccaaaccagacagtgatgcagctgctcacgATGCTCTCGGTTTTGCACATTCCTTGAGCATCCTGCCAGGAATGtggtctggtccagcagccttccatgGATTAACTCTGCTCACTTCGGccatggatagacagagtaccgtATCGTTGGGgtgagggatggtcttcctttaCACAatgttgttctgcacctcaaaccgagcgCAGAAAATGTACAGCGCATCTGGGTGGGAGATgtcactatcacaggcaggtgaagctgtcttgtagttcgtgaTCGCTTGGTTCCCCTCCACATGCGCCTCATGAGCTTAAGCAGGGTTGTAAATGATCACAATGAAGCCTGAAATATATGCTTAAAATTTTTATTAgaatataattaaatacataaaatacacttacaaaaatctgtaataaaaacattaaaaaattcaattaaaaatacaaaaaaacttaaatatctAATAAATGGAATACTAAAATCTTAATAAATAGAATACAAGATcgttaataaatattatactatactaagAAAAATCTTATAAAATCTATACCAagattaactaaaaaaaaagatactggCGTTGGAGCTGCAGGTGTTCGTGCAGTCGGAGAGCAAACTAacagatgttgttgttgttacaggCCAGGCCATCgatggtgtgtattgtgtagctgctcagggagagaagaaaagaaagacatgtttaaatgtgtacacAGTAAGACAGCGTAATAAGTACTTACCTGTAAAGATGgtaaaatgaagagaaagagaaagaaagggaaagaaaacagggacaggtgtgtgtgtgtgtatgcgtgtgtgtatgtatgtatgtgcaagAGGAGTGTGGTGTTGCTCAGACTCCCGCCATGGCCTTTAGCATCTCCTGAACACGGTCCTTCACCAGTCGTAGCACCGCGGTGGCTAAAGCTGCTGGGTCACTGTACAGGTCCAGAGGCTGCGAGAACAGTTCCTCAAGCAGCATTGTCAGCtttaactgtacacacacttacagaatTATGTTATTGAAACAGATCACAGAAACACTGAAATTTAAAGCAGATTCTTTAAAGTGTATAAtggtgttggaaaaaaaaaaaaaacacttcacttACGGAAAGCAGCAAAAAGAGCTACTCTGCTTCAGGCTCCCTGATGTCCACATCCCACTGGCTGTTCATATTGAACACATGCTGCAAGAATCCCCCGTCCGACtgtagagaagaaaaacaaccgTGACGTTACGTGATGTTATTTCCACCCACATCTAGGAGAGAAACATTCATTGACTTACAGCTTCAGGCGCCAAGCCGTTGATTAAGCAGCTGAAGAAGACGAGTTCGAAGAACACATCCAGCAGGTTGAAGTGGTACAGCTGGACGGGGGAAAATTTAGATTAAATTTACAAGTAAAGACTAAAACTAAAAATGCTTTATAGTTAGGTGACAGTTACTTCCAAGCTTACCTGAGCATCGAGCACCTCCGCCTCAATCATTTCCTGATAGGATGGTTCTCTCAGGAATTGGATCATCTCGTCGTATGCCCTCTGTACACCGCGGGGATCCTGTCCGGGAAGGAGACACCAGGTCACTGCTTTGTCTCCTCAGCTGACTCTGCACGAGTATGAGACGTAACTGGGTACAAATCGGCACTCACCTGTTTGTTGGCTGCTGCCAGAAGCATCAAGATCTGCTTGCCAGCCACGTACAAGAAGCTCTTGTTATGGATGCTCGCCATCATCCTCTAAACACGACATAAACACACCACATGAGTCGAGACAGTCTGGAACTTGCTTGTGGGGTAAGTTGGAGTCTTCAGAGAAACTAAACGAGTAAAGACTCACAGAGAACACCTCGCGGACAGCAGGCAGCTTCAGGACGAGGTCTGTTATGCCACGGCCTGTGAGgtacaagctaaaaaaaaaataaccaccaCCGTGATTAATTTAACCAGACTGCtttgttacatttacatgacaCACCGTTAAAACTTGAAGATGATCCTACACAATGAAGGGCACCTCCTGCTCCTCAGGTGGACGTTCCATGTCACTTTCCTGCAGTGAGAAACCAGCATTGGATCATCAAATACCACAGAGAACATACGTTTATCCTGCCTCCAGCGAATGcagctgtactgtacatcaagCCCGAGACACTGAATTACCTCAAATTCTGACTGAACGTCAGAGTCAGCATGAGGAGTGAAGAAACGTCCTTCCTCCTCATGGGACATGTCCACCTGACCGTCCACGTCCACGCAAAGGTACGAGCGACTCACCTGGTAAATGGTTTGCTGTGAACAAAAACGAAAAACATGACCAGTGTGAACAAACGTAACAGAGACAAACTTTACAAAGAACCGGGTGGCATAATGAATTTACCTCGCAATCCTCGTAAGACACGTGGATGGTCGTCTCCTCGTGATGGCAGGACACCAGCGTTCTCAAGCTCCCGCAGACTCACTTTGAGAGAAAATGCAGAAATTAAGTCTTTGTTCTTACTAAAGCTTTATGGTGCTACAACAATCAAGATCTTACCTGTATGCAGGTGATCGAGGTCTCCTGAGTGGTGGAGTTAAAGGCTCCCTGCAAATAATGACACCAACAACTGCTTGTTACTCAATCGTTCGTCTGTACACAATTAAAGTTTCGTAAAACAAAATGGAGACTGCGGTTACCCAATGATTGTCGAACAtttgggtggtggtggtgatccACCACAGCAGGACTTCTGGACCTCTCACCAAGCACGCAATGTACCTGCGTACCTCCAGGGACTAgtgacagaaacacaacaccacagactacAGCATGAGAACAAGAGGGAACACTTATTTATCTGCTGCTATGCTGAGCACAGACATGAGAACAATACCTCAGACACGAAGCTGCAGGACTGTGAGGAAAGGAACTGGATGTTCTGCCAGGCAGAGTGCAGCTGACGTGTGCCATGGTGATGTGAGAGCTGCAGGACAAACATCACACTGTGACTCTTACAAAGAAATTGAAACCATTATGAGTTGATTAAATGGGTCACGTCATGTGATACGACTTCAGTGGGTTCTTTGCATATGAGAGCTAAATGTAAATTACTGCAACCTAAATCAAACACTCAGTGGCTCCAAGCATCATCTTTAAAACTGTCCAATACATCACGTGTAAAAGAAAACACCAAGAGGAGGATTATCcagtgaggaataaaaaaaaaaaaagcaaaaacctTTACTTCCTTTTAACCATATCTCCAGGAGTACGCAAGCTAGATAATTTAGGTAGAAGGGACTCAACTGGAAAAAGGTTTAGGAAACGTTACACTGAAAAATTATCGAAATATAAAATTACCAGTATGACAGCTGACTTCTCAGGGTCAAGGCTCAAGGTGTTCAGGAGCTGGGGATTTGTCTCAGTGACCTGAATAAAGCACAACAATGTATTCTATGTTTGCTTCTTATCAAAGCTGTTTTGTGCAaatgaaacttaaaaaaaaacaaaaaaaaacactaaaaataaCGGAAATATAAAATTTCCAGGACAACAGCTGATGTCTGAGGGTCTTCAATGCATACGAGAACTTCCTCAACATCAACACCTACAACAGATCCTGTGAAACATTTTACACATGATGAGCATAATTTATTTACTGATGAGCATAAACCAGGTTGTCATGGAGATCTGAAAGAGACACACTTTCATCTTCATGTCTTTATGATCTCTAGCAGACCATAGCGCTGTTTCATTCTCAAACCGGTTTAATagtctgtaacagcagctctgacaacaCTGACAACTGAAA
This genomic window from Tachysurus fulvidraco isolate hzauxx_2018 chromosome 18, HZAU_PFXX_2.0, whole genome shotgun sequence contains:
- the LOC113648957 gene encoding mitoguardin 1-like, translating into MSHEEEGRFFTPHADSDVQSEFEESDMERPPEEQEVPFIVLYLTGRGITDLVLKLPAVREVFSRMMASIHNKSFLYVAGKQILMLLAAANKQDPRGVQRAYDEMIQFLREPSYQEMIEAEVLDAQLYHFNLLDVFFELVFFSCLINGLAPEASDGGFLQHVFNMNSQWDVDIREPEAE